The proteins below are encoded in one region of Syntrophotalea carbinolica DSM 2380:
- a CDS encoding DUF2779 domain-containing protein, protein MGSGLSKSLILKGLQCHKALWLAKNPPDFTLPEKPELQAKFDLGTEVGILAQQLFPGGTEVPFEGLSFSEQLARTRQLIASGAQVIYEATFSFSAIFVKVDILVRDGDAWQIHEVKMGTSVKDVNLDDVAVQQYVLNGCGLSVSKCFLVHIDNSYVRQGDIEVDKLFASEDVSLKVLARLQGMPATVEELRATLRGGGEPPVDIGPHCKDPYECDYIPYCWQHIPEDSIFDLRGLGVDKFELYRRGIIRLADVSLDELNPAQRQQAEATLNRQDAINLPQVKNFLDSLWYPLCHLDFETFDTPIPPFDGVRPYQKVPFQYSLHIQTEAGAEPQHFEYLAPPNIDPRRELIEHLLAAIPADACVLTYNQAFEKSVLRELAALFPDLAEAIEKRVANVRDLMLPFKKRYIYRWPMRGSYSIKEVLPAMVPELSYEGLDIANGMAAMQAYHEMCALEDSVALAELRRAMLAYCQLDTLAMVRILEELEKPGLVR, encoded by the coding sequence ATGGGTTCAGGTCTCAGCAAGTCATTGATCCTTAAAGGTCTGCAGTGCCACAAGGCGCTGTGGCTGGCCAAAAATCCTCCCGATTTTACCCTTCCCGAAAAGCCGGAGCTGCAGGCTAAATTCGATCTCGGTACCGAGGTCGGCATCCTCGCCCAGCAGCTTTTTCCCGGCGGTACCGAGGTGCCTTTCGAGGGGCTGTCCTTTTCCGAGCAGCTGGCCCGCACCCGGCAACTCATCGCCAGCGGCGCGCAGGTCATTTACGAAGCGACCTTTTCCTTCTCCGCCATTTTCGTCAAGGTTGATATCCTGGTGCGCGATGGCGATGCCTGGCAGATCCACGAGGTCAAGATGGGCACCTCGGTCAAGGATGTCAATCTCGACGACGTGGCCGTGCAGCAGTATGTGCTCAACGGTTGCGGCCTGTCCGTCTCCAAGTGCTTTCTGGTGCATATCGATAACAGCTATGTGCGCCAGGGAGACATCGAGGTCGACAAGCTGTTCGCCAGCGAGGATGTCAGTCTCAAGGTTCTGGCGCGTCTGCAGGGTATGCCGGCCACCGTCGAGGAATTACGTGCGACTTTGCGCGGCGGGGGCGAACCTCCGGTCGACATCGGCCCGCACTGCAAAGACCCCTACGAATGCGATTACATTCCCTATTGTTGGCAACATATTCCCGAAGATTCGATTTTTGATCTGCGCGGCCTCGGTGTCGATAAGTTCGAGCTTTACCGGCGCGGGATCATCCGCCTTGCCGATGTGTCGCTGGATGAACTCAACCCCGCCCAGCGGCAGCAGGCCGAGGCAACTCTGAACCGTCAGGATGCGATCAACCTGCCTCAGGTCAAAAACTTTCTCGACAGCCTCTGGTACCCGCTTTGCCATCTCGATTTCGAAACCTTCGATACCCCGATCCCGCCTTTCGACGGCGTCCGCCCGTATCAGAAGGTGCCTTTTCAGTATTCGCTGCATATCCAAACGGAAGCGGGTGCCGAACCGCAGCACTTTGAATATCTGGCCCCGCCCAATATCGATCCGCGCCGTGAGTTGATTGAACATCTGCTCGCTGCCATTCCCGCCGATGCCTGTGTTTTGACCTATAATCAGGCTTTTGAGAAGAGCGTCTTGCGGGAACTAGCCGCACTGTTCCCCGATCTGGCCGAGGCTATCGAAAAGCGGGTGGCCAACGTGCGCGACCTGATGCTGCCGTTCAAGAAGCGATACATCTATCGTTGGCCGATGCGCGGTTCCTATTCGATCAAGGAGGTGCTGCCGGCCATGGTGCCGGAGCTTTCCTACGAAGGGCTGGATATCGCCAACGGCATGGCGGCGATGCAGGCTTATCATGAGATGTGTGCGCTTGAGGATTCGGTGGCGCTTGCGGAGTTGCGGCGGGCGATGCTTGCGTATTGCCAATTGGATACGTTGGCGATGGTGCGGATTTTGGAGGAGTTGGAGAAACCAGGCCTTGTACGGTAA
- a CDS encoding DUF6088 family protein, with the protein MQSINNKLLYRIYGHGRGWVFFPNEFVGSFNRRQIDNALSDLAEEGKIRRICRGMYDYPKYSELLGKTLSPDFDQVAQAFARKFNWRIQPGGDAALNLLGLSTQVPGKYVYLSDGPNRSYAIGAYKLEFKKTALKDIGFKYRESGIIVQALKTLGKERITPEILEKIRNEIVLKMCPKILKDTKTVTGWVYECIKEICREGENGQDRDNIGG; encoded by the coding sequence ATGCAAAGTATCAATAATAAATTACTTTATAGAATATACGGGCACGGGAGGGGTTGGGTCTTTTTCCCCAATGAATTTGTTGGCAGTTTTAACCGGAGACAGATCGATAACGCTCTGTCCGATCTAGCTGAAGAAGGAAAAATTCGCCGGATTTGTCGGGGAATGTACGATTACCCCAAATACAGCGAGCTGCTGGGCAAGACCTTGAGCCCCGATTTCGACCAAGTGGCCCAGGCTTTTGCCCGCAAATTCAACTGGCGCATTCAGCCTGGTGGTGATGCCGCATTGAACCTGCTAGGCCTGTCGACCCAAGTTCCGGGAAAATACGTATATCTTTCCGATGGCCCCAACCGCTCTTACGCTATTGGCGCCTATAAACTGGAATTCAAAAAAACAGCGCTCAAAGACATTGGCTTCAAATATAGAGAAAGCGGCATCATCGTTCAGGCACTTAAAACCCTGGGCAAGGAAAGGATTACGCCGGAGATTCTTGAAAAAATCCGCAACGAAATTGTCTTGAAGATGTGCCCCAAAATTCTGAAAGACACCAAAACGGTCACCGGCTGGGTCTACGAGTGCATCAAGGAGATTTGCCGGGAGGGAGAAAATGGACAAGATCGCGACAATATCGGCGGCTGA
- a CDS encoding nucleotidyl transferase AbiEii/AbiGii toxin family protein, producing the protein MDKIATISAAERSELFSETAISRGMTAAIVEKDFWVTWTLDKLFAHPPLAHVLMFKGGTSLSKVFGLIERFSEDIDLILDWTILTGENPEAARSKSKQEKLNRAINEQAQAFIAGELLPMVTECIAPICQCEVDRADPHVLNIRYPGAFSDTYLRPEVRLEIGPLASWLPFSEYMIRPYAAEAFPAVFERVECQVKAIRAERTFWEKATILHHEANRPGGSAQPPRNSRHYYDLAKMATSSVRELALANLDLLAGVVEFKQRFYPRGWARYDLAKPGTLRLVPDGHVLAAVQADYREMKNMIFGEYLTVEEILARLQSLESEINGMSS; encoded by the coding sequence ATGGACAAGATCGCGACAATATCGGCGGCTGAACGAAGCGAACTCTTTTCCGAGACGGCGATATCCCGTGGCATGACGGCAGCGATTGTGGAAAAGGATTTTTGGGTTACCTGGACCTTGGACAAACTCTTCGCCCACCCGCCCCTGGCGCATGTCCTTATGTTCAAAGGCGGCACAAGCCTTTCCAAGGTCTTCGGTTTGATTGAACGCTTCTCGGAAGACATCGACCTGATTCTGGACTGGACCATTTTGACCGGTGAAAACCCTGAGGCCGCACGTTCCAAATCAAAGCAGGAAAAACTGAACAGAGCCATTAATGAGCAGGCCCAGGCCTTTATCGCCGGAGAACTGCTGCCAATGGTGACTGAGTGCATCGCGCCAATCTGTCAGTGCGAGGTCGACAGAGCGGACCCCCATGTTTTGAATATCCGTTACCCGGGCGCTTTTTCTGACACCTATCTACGCCCCGAGGTGCGGCTGGAGATCGGCCCCCTGGCTTCCTGGCTGCCTTTCAGCGAATATATGATCCGACCATATGCCGCTGAAGCCTTCCCCGCCGTCTTTGAGCGAGTCGAATGTCAAGTGAAGGCGATCAGGGCTGAGCGCACCTTCTGGGAAAAAGCGACCATTCTGCATCACGAAGCCAATCGCCCGGGAGGGAGCGCCCAGCCACCGCGAAATTCCCGGCACTACTACGACCTGGCCAAAATGGCCACATCCTCTGTCAGGGAGCTTGCCCTGGCCAACCTGGACTTGCTTGCAGGGGTCGTCGAGTTCAAGCAACGATTCTATCCGCGCGGGTGGGCCAGGTATGATCTGGCAAAGCCTGGAACGTTGCGACTCGTGCCGGATGGACATGTGCTAGCGGCGGTGCAGGCTGATTATCGCGAAATGAAGAACATGATTTTCGGTGAATACTTAACGGTAGAGGAGATTCTGGCCAGGTTGCAGAGCCTGGAAAGCGAAATAAATGGGATGTCTTCATGA
- a CDS encoding TetR/AcrR family transcriptional regulator translates to MKKIADKRSALLRAALDLFAENGFNASPTSLIAKRAGVASGTLFVHFKNKEGLIRELYKEVSAQLDDLVWNNSEDLPFRERFLSAFSQYLRFFLAHPKEFRFGEQYYFSPFCDSESDTTGDNQKVRELLLQAREQKVIKDLPLVVLESIAFGPIVSLAKEHAIRAIPVDEKMIEQIVQACWDGLQS, encoded by the coding sequence ATGAAAAAAATAGCCGACAAACGATCCGCTCTTCTTCGTGCCGCTTTGGATCTTTTTGCCGAAAATGGTTTCAATGCCTCGCCCACATCCCTTATCGCCAAGCGGGCCGGGGTCGCCAGCGGCACCCTGTTTGTGCATTTCAAGAACAAAGAGGGGCTGATCCGCGAACTTTACAAAGAAGTGTCTGCGCAACTGGATGATCTGGTATGGAACAATTCCGAGGACCTGCCTTTCAGGGAGCGTTTTCTCTCCGCTTTTTCTCAGTATCTCCGCTTCTTCCTGGCCCACCCGAAAGAATTCAGGTTCGGTGAGCAATACTATTTCTCGCCATTTTGCGATTCGGAGAGCGATACAACCGGAGACAATCAAAAGGTTCGCGAGCTTCTGCTTCAGGCCCGAGAACAGAAAGTGATCAAGGATTTACCGCTGGTGGTTCTTGAGTCCATCGCCTTCGGACCCATCGTTTCTTTGGCCAAGGAACATGCTATTCGAGCCATTCCTGTTGATGAGAAAATGATCGAGCAGATCGTTCAGGCTTGTTGGGACGGGTTGCAAAGTTAA
- a CDS encoding efflux RND transporter periplasmic adaptor subunit, which yields MKTQMQVTPGIVVLLVLILVISGCGKDTNASVSPRKPPEVGIMVVQPQKVTLTTELPGRTAAHLIAEVRPQVGGIIQKRLFVEGSDVKEGQILYQIDPARYREAYHRATATLAEARANLTTVRLREERYRELVKINAVSRQDYDDTKAALKQAEAKVEAARADQETARINLDYTGVKAPISGRIGRSAVTTGALVTASQAAPLAVIQQLDPIYVDVTQSSAEMLRMKLNLASGMLKSSGPEQARVRLVLEDGTPYPLPGRLRFSEVSVEESTGSVTLRNMFPNPDKLLLPGMFVRAVLEEGINENAILVPQRGVTRNPGGEAIVMVASAENTVEQRVIKVSRTVGDRWLVTEGLAAGDRIILEGIQKAPVGTVVTPVLFRGESELTTPALAANR from the coding sequence ATGAAAACCCAAATGCAAGTTACCCCAGGTATTGTGGTTTTGCTTGTCTTGATCTTGGTAATAAGCGGCTGTGGCAAAGATACCAACGCGAGCGTATCGCCAAGAAAGCCCCCCGAAGTCGGAATAATGGTGGTGCAGCCGCAAAAGGTGACGCTGACCACGGAGCTTCCGGGACGTACCGCCGCTCATCTGATTGCCGAAGTCAGGCCGCAGGTGGGAGGGATCATTCAGAAACGTCTGTTTGTCGAAGGTTCCGATGTCAAGGAGGGACAGATCCTTTACCAGATAGATCCGGCCCGGTACCGGGAAGCTTACCATCGCGCTACAGCGACCTTGGCTGAGGCCAGAGCGAATCTTACCACCGTGCGGCTGCGCGAGGAACGTTATCGTGAACTGGTGAAAATCAATGCGGTCAGCCGGCAGGACTACGACGACACCAAGGCGGCCCTCAAACAGGCGGAGGCGAAGGTCGAAGCCGCCAGGGCGGACCAGGAAACCGCGCGTATCAATTTGGACTATACCGGGGTAAAAGCCCCGATCTCAGGGCGAATCGGTCGTTCCGCCGTTACCACCGGCGCCTTGGTGACAGCAAGTCAGGCTGCACCCCTGGCCGTCATTCAGCAACTGGATCCGATCTATGTCGATGTCACCCAGTCGAGTGCTGAGATGCTGCGTATGAAATTGAATCTTGCCAGTGGGATGTTAAAGAGCAGCGGGCCGGAGCAGGCCAGGGTTCGCCTTGTACTGGAAGACGGTACCCCGTATCCGCTGCCGGGAAGGCTTAGATTCTCCGAAGTTTCCGTTGAGGAGAGCACCGGATCGGTGACCCTGCGAAATATGTTTCCCAATCCGGACAAACTGTTGCTTCCGGGGATGTTTGTCCGTGCCGTGTTGGAAGAGGGCATAAACGAAAACGCTATCCTGGTGCCGCAAAGGGGGGTCACCCGTAACCCGGGCGGCGAGGCAATCGTTATGGTTGCCAGCGCCGAAAACACCGTGGAACAGCGGGTCATCAAGGTTTCTCGAACCGTTGGCGACCGTTGGCTGGTGACCGAGGGGCTTGCGGCCGGCGACCGCATCATTCTGGAAGGGATTCAAAAGGCCCCTGTGGGAACGGTCGTGACTCCCGTCCTTTTCAGGGGCGAGTCTGAACTGACCACCCCCGCGCTAGCGGCAAATCGATAG
- a CDS encoding efflux RND transporter permease subunit: MARFFINRPIFAWVVAILIMLAGSLAILTMPIAQYPPIAMPEIQVQARYPGASAQTLQDAVTQIIEQKMTGIDNLLYMTSSSDSTGQATITLTFSNATDPNMAQVQVQNKLSLATPLLPQVVQRQGISVTKSTNNYLLIMGLVSEDASMGRYEVADYMESNIKDALARLPGVGELEMFDTQHAMRVWLDPDKLNNYRLTPTDVASAIQSQNAEVSAGEFGGLPAHQGQQLNATITVRNYMQTPEEFGSIILRTNSDGSNVYLRDVAEVKVGAERYDSRSRYNGKPASAMGIKLATGANALDTADQVKAKMAELSKYFPSGLKVVYSYDTTPFTKISIKTVVHTLLEAIVLVFLVMFLFLQNFRATLIPTLAVPVVLLGTFGVLAATGFSINTLTMFAMVLAIGLLVDDAIVVVENVERIMSAEGLSPREATIKSMKEITGALWGIAIVLSAVFVPMFFFSGSAGIIYRQFSITIVTAMLLSVLVAMIFTPALCATLLKPVARGHDVSERSVFFRFFRGFNHWFDRGSGGYRTIVGRMIGKPNRYMLIYLSIVVVMGGLFWWMPTGFLPDEDQGIMFVQYQLPAGAVEERSLEVAKQIEDYFLKEEAVDSVMTVTGFSFAGRGQNMGFGFVKLKDWALRKKPELRAQAVANRATKAFSTIRDGIAFAFLPPPATELGNATGFDVRLVDRGGLGHDKLMAARDQLLGLSQGNPALTKVRPNGMDDTPMFKIDLDDNRAGASKVELGDVNDIINTAWGSLYVNDYIENGRVKKVYLQSAANFRMLPEDIGRWYVRNTAGDMVPFSAFATARWIYGSPRLERYNGLPAVEILGEPASGESSGTAMKEIEKMAAQLPAAIGCEWTGLSFQERAAGAQTMFLYATSLVVVFLCLAALYESWAIPASVMLVVPLGVVGALLAASARGFSNDVYFQIAILTTIGLSAKNAILIVEFAKERMHFGMGLLEATVEAAQLRLRPILMTSLAFFFGVLPMALSKGAGSGAQNSIGTGLVGGIISGTLLAIFFVPVFFVVVRKVFPIRERETIAATVSEEPAVETY, from the coding sequence ATGGCAAGGTTTTTTATCAATCGTCCCATCTTTGCCTGGGTGGTGGCCATTCTTATTATGCTGGCAGGTTCTCTGGCGATTCTCACCATGCCTATCGCCCAATACCCGCCTATCGCGATGCCCGAAATCCAGGTTCAGGCCCGTTATCCGGGGGCCTCCGCGCAGACCCTGCAGGATGCCGTCACCCAGATCATCGAACAGAAGATGACCGGCATCGACAACCTTCTCTACATGACCTCCAGCAGCGACTCAACGGGGCAGGCGACGATTACCCTGACCTTCAGCAATGCCACCGACCCGAACATGGCCCAGGTGCAGGTGCAGAACAAGCTGTCACTCGCCACCCCTCTGCTGCCGCAGGTCGTGCAAAGACAAGGTATTTCGGTCACCAAGTCGACGAATAACTATCTGCTGATCATGGGGCTTGTTTCGGAAGACGCCTCCATGGGCCGCTATGAAGTCGCAGACTACATGGAGTCGAACATCAAGGACGCGCTCGCGCGGCTGCCGGGCGTCGGTGAGCTGGAAATGTTCGATACCCAGCACGCCATGCGCGTATGGCTTGATCCGGACAAACTGAATAACTATCGGCTGACGCCCACCGATGTGGCTTCGGCCATTCAATCCCAGAACGCGGAAGTCTCGGCCGGAGAGTTCGGAGGATTGCCGGCCCATCAGGGGCAGCAACTCAACGCCACCATAACCGTGCGCAACTATATGCAGACCCCGGAAGAGTTCGGGTCGATCATTCTGCGCACCAACAGCGACGGTTCCAACGTCTATCTGCGGGATGTGGCCGAGGTCAAGGTGGGGGCCGAGCGCTACGACTCCCGCTCTCGCTACAACGGCAAACCGGCGTCGGCCATGGGTATCAAACTTGCCACCGGTGCCAACGCTCTTGATACAGCCGATCAGGTCAAAGCCAAAATGGCGGAATTGTCGAAATATTTTCCGTCGGGCCTAAAAGTCGTTTACTCCTACGACACCACGCCTTTTACCAAGATTTCCATCAAAACGGTGGTCCATACCCTGCTCGAGGCGATTGTCCTGGTCTTTCTGGTGATGTTTCTTTTTCTGCAGAACTTCCGGGCGACGCTGATTCCGACATTGGCCGTGCCGGTGGTTCTGCTCGGCACCTTCGGCGTATTGGCGGCAACCGGCTTTTCCATCAACACCTTGACCATGTTCGCCATGGTGCTGGCTATCGGCCTGCTGGTGGACGACGCCATCGTCGTGGTCGAAAACGTCGAGCGCATCATGAGTGCCGAGGGATTGTCGCCGCGCGAGGCCACCATCAAATCGATGAAGGAGATTACCGGCGCCCTGTGGGGGATTGCCATCGTGCTGTCGGCGGTTTTCGTCCCGATGTTCTTCTTCAGCGGATCGGCCGGCATCATTTATCGCCAATTCTCCATCACCATCGTTACCGCCATGCTCCTGTCGGTCCTGGTTGCCATGATTTTTACTCCGGCTCTGTGCGCCACGCTTTTGAAACCGGTGGCCAGGGGACATGATGTGTCCGAAAGAAGTGTTTTTTTTCGCTTTTTCCGAGGGTTCAACCATTGGTTTGATCGCGGGTCCGGGGGCTATCGCACAATCGTCGGCCGCATGATCGGAAAACCGAATCGGTATATGTTGATTTATTTATCTATCGTCGTTGTCATGGGCGGGCTCTTCTGGTGGATGCCGACCGGGTTTCTTCCCGATGAGGACCAAGGCATCATGTTCGTCCAGTATCAGCTGCCGGCTGGTGCGGTGGAAGAGCGGTCTCTGGAGGTCGCCAAACAGATAGAAGACTATTTTCTCAAGGAAGAGGCGGTGGATTCCGTTATGACGGTTACCGGTTTCAGTTTTGCCGGCCGTGGGCAGAACATGGGCTTCGGTTTCGTCAAACTCAAGGATTGGGCTTTGCGTAAGAAGCCGGAACTGCGTGCACAGGCGGTGGCCAACCGGGCTACAAAAGCCTTTTCCACCATCAGGGACGGCATTGCTTTCGCTTTTCTGCCGCCGCCGGCCACCGAACTGGGCAATGCCACCGGTTTCGATGTTCGGCTGGTCGACCGGGGTGGGCTGGGTCATGACAAGCTCATGGCCGCCCGCGATCAGCTCCTGGGCCTGTCCCAAGGGAATCCGGCTCTGACCAAAGTGCGCCCTAACGGCATGGATGATACGCCCATGTTCAAAATCGATCTGGATGATAACCGGGCCGGAGCCAGTAAGGTCGAACTTGGCGATGTCAACGATATTATCAACACCGCCTGGGGGAGCCTCTACGTCAACGATTATATCGAGAACGGCCGGGTGAAGAAGGTTTACCTGCAGTCTGCGGCGAATTTCAGGATGCTCCCCGAGGATATCGGCAGATGGTATGTGCGCAATACCGCCGGAGATATGGTGCCGTTTTCCGCCTTCGCGACGGCCCGTTGGATCTATGGATCCCCGCGTTTGGAACGCTACAACGGTTTGCCCGCCGTAGAAATTCTGGGAGAGCCGGCGTCCGGCGAGAGTTCCGGTACGGCCATGAAAGAGATAGAGAAGATGGCGGCACAGTTGCCTGCGGCGATCGGCTGCGAATGGACAGGACTTTCTTTCCAGGAACGGGCCGCCGGTGCCCAGACCATGTTTCTTTACGCCACATCTCTGGTCGTTGTGTTTCTTTGCCTGGCGGCTCTCTACGAAAGTTGGGCCATCCCCGCATCGGTCATGCTCGTCGTACCGCTGGGGGTTGTCGGTGCCTTGTTGGCGGCCTCGGCCCGCGGTTTTTCCAACGATGTCTATTTTCAGATAGCCATTCTGACGACCATAGGTCTTTCCGCCAAGAACGCCATCCTGATCGTGGAATTCGCCAAGGAGAGGATGCATTTCGGCATGGGGCTGCTGGAGGCAACGGTGGAAGCCGCCCAACTGCGCCTGCGGCCGATCCTGATGACCTCCCTCGCGTTCTTTTTCGGGGTGCTGCCCATGGCTCTGAGCAAAGGGGCCGGTTCCGGAGCCCAGAACTCTATCGGAACCGGTCTGGTGGGCGGCATTATCTCCGGCACCCTGCTGGCGATATTTTTTGTGCCGGTGTTCTTTGTCGTTGTTCGAAAGGTCTTTCCTATCCGCGAGCGAGAGACAATCGCCGCAACAGTTTCGGAAGAACCCGCCGTGGAGACGTATTAA
- a CDS encoding efflux transporter outer membrane subunit, which produces MKCRFCRIKLLAAILTFLLAGCGTLAPRYTRPASPVPVSWPEGSAYQPAAEGTETRSAAEVGWREFFANEKLRKLMELALENNRDLRVSALKIEKARAQYRIQRADLFPTLSIAGKGSVNRTPASLSTTGKRGTFEEYSVGLGMSSYEFDFFGRVRSLKDQTLEEYFATEEARRSAQITLIAEVATAYQTLAADRERLDLARQTLKSHQATYELTRSRFQAGLATKLEVRQAQTSVDSTLVDIARYTSLTAEDENALRFLVGTDFSSALLPAALDEAVTDLKDIPAGVPSEVLQRRPDILAAEHRLMGANANIGAARAAFFPRITLTASGGFASDALSSLFEGATGTWAFAPRIELPIFNAGRLRAQLKTSKVDRDIYLARYEGAIQGAFREVADALAQRGTIDDQLLAQRSLVEATDESYILSEARFRKGIDSFLNVLDSQRSLYDAQQNLITIRLARLDNFVKLYRVLGGGA; this is translated from the coding sequence ATGAAATGTAGATTCTGTCGGATAAAACTGCTGGCCGCTATTTTAACCTTTCTTCTGGCCGGTTGCGGGACCCTGGCTCCCCGTTACACGCGGCCCGCATCACCTGTGCCGGTGTCCTGGCCGGAAGGGTCCGCTTATCAGCCTGCAGCCGAGGGGACGGAAACCCGTTCCGCAGCCGAGGTTGGCTGGCGCGAGTTCTTCGCCAATGAAAAACTGCGAAAACTGATGGAGCTGGCTTTGGAGAATAACCGCGACCTGCGTGTGTCCGCGCTCAAAATCGAGAAAGCCCGCGCCCAGTACCGAATCCAGCGAGCCGATCTTTTCCCGACGCTGAGCATCGCCGGTAAGGGGAGCGTGAACCGAACGCCTGCAAGCCTTTCCACCACAGGAAAGCGTGGAACCTTCGAGGAATACAGCGTCGGGCTTGGCATGAGTTCCTATGAGTTTGATTTTTTCGGACGCGTGCGCAGCCTTAAGGATCAGACCCTCGAAGAGTATTTTGCCACCGAAGAGGCCCGTCGTAGCGCCCAGATTACGTTGATCGCCGAAGTCGCAACAGCTTACCAGACTTTGGCCGCGGACAGAGAACGTCTGGACCTGGCCCGTCAGACCTTGAAAAGCCATCAGGCGACCTATGAACTTACTCGTTCCCGGTTTCAGGCCGGGTTGGCTACAAAACTCGAAGTTCGCCAGGCGCAGACCAGTGTCGATTCGACCCTGGTCGATATCGCCCGTTATACAAGCCTTACGGCCGAAGACGAAAATGCTCTGAGGTTTCTTGTCGGCACCGATTTTTCGTCAGCCCTTCTCCCCGCTGCCCTGGATGAAGCCGTTACCGATTTGAAAGACATCCCTGCCGGCGTACCTTCGGAAGTGTTGCAGCGTCGCCCCGATATTCTGGCGGCCGAGCACCGATTAATGGGAGCGAACGCCAATATCGGCGCGGCCCGGGCAGCGTTTTTTCCCCGAATAACCCTGACCGCTTCGGGCGGGTTCGCCAGCGACGCCTTGTCGAGTCTTTTTGAAGGTGCCACCGGAACCTGGGCCTTTGCTCCCCGGATCGAGTTGCCCATCTTTAATGCCGGAAGACTTCGTGCTCAATTGAAGACATCGAAGGTGGATCGGGACATCTATCTGGCTCGTTACGAAGGAGCGATCCAGGGTGCATTCCGGGAGGTTGCCGATGCCCTGGCGCAACGAGGAACCATTGATGATCAATTGCTGGCGCAACGTTCACTGGTGGAGGCCACCGACGAAAGCTATATCCTTTCTGAAGCACGCTTCAGAAAAGGGATCGACAGCTTTCTCAATGTTTTGGATTCCCAGCGCTCTCTTTACGACGCACAGCAGAATTTGATTACCATCCGTCTTGCTCGCCTCGACAATTTTGTGAAGCTTTATCGGGTGCTCGGGGGTGGGGCTTAG